The Myxococcales bacterium DNA window CCGGCCCGCGGTGTCCGAACACCTGCAGGTGCTGCGCAAGGCCCAGCTCGTCCGCGAGGAGCCCCGCGGACGCGAGCGCTACTACCACCTCGATCCTCGGCCGCTGACCGAGGTGGAGCAGTGGCTCGGCGCCTTCGAGCGCTACTGGAAACAGCGGCTCGGCGATCTCGAGCGTTTGCTCGACGAGGAGGACGCGACATGACCAAGCCCGACACCACGACGCCCGCTGCCACGGCGCCCGCTGCCACGGCGCCCGCCGCTGGCGCCGGCACCATCACCGTCGAGCACACCTACGCTCAGGCCCCCGCCCGGGTCTGGCGCGCGCTCACCGAGCCCGCGCTGGTGGCCCGGTGGTGGGCCGCCGGCGACATCCGCGCCGAGGTCGGGCACCGCTTCGAGATGGACATGGGCCCCTGGGGTCAGCAGCCTTGCGAGGTGCTCGCCGTCGAGCCCGAGCGCCTCTTCAGCTTCCGCTTCGCCCAGCCCACCCTCGACACCATCATCACCTTCCGGCTCACCCCCGACGGCGCCGGCACCCGCCTCACCCT harbors:
- a CDS encoding winged helix-turn-helix transcriptional regulator codes for the protein MPRVDVFAALANPMRREILVHLQRGPRNVSDLARNFDVGRPAVSEHLQVLRKAQLVREEPRGRERYYHLDPRPLTEVEQWLGAFERYWKQRLGDLERLLDEEDAT
- a CDS encoding SRPBCC domain-containing protein, with amino-acid sequence MTKPDTTTPAATAPAATAPAAGAGTITVEHTYAQAPARVWRALTEPALVARWWAAGDIRAEVGHRFEMDMGPWGQQPCEVLAVEPERLFSFRFAQPTLDTIITFRLTPDGAGTRLTLTHEGFNLDTPMGRRAFEGMRPGWPGILAKIEATLA